One window of Agromyces rhizosphaerae genomic DNA carries:
- a CDS encoding serine/threonine-protein kinase codes for MTRRLPSTPPTIPGFAFVRVLGTGGFADVFLYEQQMPRRPVAVKVLLAEVVDEQLRRRFRAEANLMARLSSHPAVLTVYAASVAADGRPYLVMEYCSSAMAQRYRAEPLPVAEALEVGIRIGSAIESAHREGVLHRDIKPSNILMTAFGHPVLSDFGIAASRGHVDDDESIGLSVPWSAPEVLADEDVGSVASEVWSLGATVYSLLAGRSPFEVPGGDNSAYELIQRISAAAPPAVDRPDVPASLEAVLRRSMSRKPADRQGGVEELLRDLQDVEAELDLPQTPIEARMDDWAQATAIDPDDRTVLKSPGEQVATPPTAGRRAGALLRRPATWWTAGALVAAGAVVAVTAVQLAPRPAETEIPRVSDVSASVEGTTVLFSWDDPGVTDDDAYVVTVDGRPSSMQVDTEYRLDAGEQSVVCATVTVTRAGRVGDPSAERCVEVPPEPNP; via the coding sequence GTGACCAGGCGCCTGCCCTCGACGCCGCCGACCATCCCCGGTTTCGCCTTCGTCCGCGTGCTCGGCACGGGCGGCTTCGCCGACGTGTTCCTCTACGAGCAGCAGATGCCGCGGCGCCCGGTGGCGGTGAAGGTGCTCCTGGCCGAGGTGGTGGACGAGCAGCTGCGGCGCCGGTTCCGCGCCGAGGCGAACCTGATGGCCCGGCTGAGCTCCCACCCGGCCGTGCTCACCGTCTACGCGGCGAGCGTCGCGGCCGACGGTCGGCCCTACCTGGTCATGGAGTACTGCTCGTCGGCGATGGCGCAGCGCTACCGCGCCGAGCCGCTGCCGGTCGCCGAGGCGCTCGAGGTCGGCATCCGCATCGGCTCGGCCATCGAGAGCGCGCACCGCGAGGGCGTGCTGCACCGCGACATCAAGCCGTCGAACATCCTCATGACGGCCTTCGGCCATCCCGTGCTGAGCGACTTCGGCATCGCCGCGTCGCGGGGCCACGTCGACGACGACGAGTCGATCGGGCTGTCGGTGCCGTGGTCCGCGCCCGAGGTGCTCGCCGACGAGGACGTCGGCAGCGTGGCATCCGAGGTCTGGTCGCTCGGCGCGACCGTCTACTCCCTGCTGGCCGGTCGCTCGCCGTTCGAGGTGCCGGGCGGCGACAACTCGGCCTACGAGCTCATCCAGCGGATCTCCGCCGCCGCGCCGCCCGCCGTGGATCGCCCCGACGTGCCCGCCTCCCTGGAGGCGGTGCTGCGACGGTCGATGTCGCGCAAGCCGGCCGATCGCCAGGGCGGCGTCGAGGAGCTGCTGCGCGACCTGCAGGACGTCGAGGCCGAGCTCGACCTGCCGCAGACCCCGATCGAGGCGCGCATGGACGACTGGGCGCAGGCCACCGCGATCGACCCGGACGACCGCACCGTGCTCAAGTCGCCCGGCGAGCAGGTCGCGACGCCGCCCACGGCGGGACGCCGGGCCGGTGCGCTGCTCCGCAGGCCCGCGACGTGGTGGACGGCCGGTGCGCTCGTCGCCGCCGGCGCCGTGGTCGCGGTCACGGCGGTGCAGCTGGCCCCCCGACCGGCGGAGACCGAGATCCCGCGGGTGAGCGACGTCTCGGCGTCCGTCGAGGGGACCACCGTCCTCTTCTCGTGGGACGACCCGGGCGTGACCGACGACGACGCCTACGTCGTCACCGTCGACGGCCGCCCGTCGAGCATGCAGGTCGACACCGAGTACCGGCTCGACGCGGGCGAGCAGTCGGTGGTGTGCGCCACGGTCACGGTCACGCGCGCGGGCCGCGTGGGCGATCCCAGCGCCGAGCGGTGCGTGGAGGTCCCCCCGGAGCCGAATCCGTGA
- a CDS encoding PP2C family protein-serine/threonine phosphatase produces the protein MTQIGHGNPGTAVTLPDGTEVTLAWAALTDTGLRREVNEDSFVARPPVFAVADGMGGHAAGDFASAAVVTRLAEHGGRTTVLPAEIGRSLAAAVSDMERSIGVTDEGSGTTVTGVGLTTVDGAPAWTVFNIGDSRVYLLLDGELEQLTVDHSIVQELVDAGHITQEEAETHPHSNVITRAVGFHETPVPDYRSVPVVEGMRLLACSDGLTKELTPYGIRHFLLGSPKPEAAARQLMDAALGNGGRDNITVVVLDVVRVRPGDGAAGGADGE, from the coding sequence GTGACGCAGATCGGACACGGCAATCCCGGCACCGCCGTGACGCTGCCGGACGGCACCGAGGTCACGCTCGCCTGGGCCGCGCTCACCGACACGGGGCTCCGCCGCGAGGTGAACGAGGACTCGTTCGTCGCCCGCCCGCCGGTCTTCGCGGTCGCCGACGGCATGGGCGGGCACGCCGCGGGCGACTTCGCCAGCGCGGCGGTCGTCACCCGCCTCGCCGAGCACGGCGGGCGCACGACGGTCCTCCCGGCAGAGATCGGGCGCTCGCTCGCCGCGGCGGTGAGCGACATGGAGCGCAGCATCGGCGTGACCGACGAGGGCAGCGGGACCACGGTCACCGGCGTGGGGCTGACGACGGTCGACGGTGCTCCCGCATGGACGGTCTTCAACATCGGCGACTCCCGGGTCTACCTCCTGCTCGACGGCGAGCTCGAGCAGCTCACCGTCGACCACTCGATCGTGCAGGAGCTGGTCGACGCGGGCCACATCACCCAGGAGGAGGCCGAGACCCACCCGCACAGCAACGTGATCACGCGTGCGGTGGGCTTCCACGAGACGCCCGTCCCCGACTACCGCTCGGTCCCGGTGGTGGAGGGCATGCGGCTCCTCGCCTGCTCCGACGGGCTGACCAAGGAGCTGACGCCGTACGGCATCCGCCACTTCCTGCTCGGCTCGCCCAAGCCGGAGGCGGCGGCCCGCCAGCTCATGGACGCGGCGCTCGGCAACGGCGGGCGCGACAACATCACCGTCGTGGTCCTCGACGTGGTCCGGGTGCGGCCCGGGGACGGCGCAGCGGGCGGCGCGGACGGGGAGTGA
- a CDS encoding FHA domain-containing protein: MDEGRVFIGAGDGLPDWDVVVGRAFLAAVAAPADARTLAGLGRLADDPGALVEELVGVLPTAAADAAGFALVRFDDDGPGARRVTAVVRGDAALDLRSPGGSRRFDDRGIRPFHLAEFGDVTSLLIRSAAAGLDGPHDGEHVGGPGATARGPVVGWSCDAAHAATDVDEETRARRAPTTDTQLVLPVPVPPAPATPVGGVPAVGADRPAASAFRIGDAPSQPLEGPVYVGRRPSPPRIPGGVAPTLHAVPSALPAVSSTHVELRPVGRTVVVTDLHSRNGTTVIGPSGTRRRLRGGESVVVAPGSRLDIGGTLVEILAVAEDRVREPLTDEGQGT; the protein is encoded by the coding sequence ATGGACGAGGGGCGGGTCTTCATCGGCGCGGGCGACGGGCTTCCCGACTGGGACGTCGTCGTCGGCCGCGCCTTCCTCGCCGCCGTCGCGGCGCCGGCCGACGCGCGCACGCTCGCGGGACTCGGACGGCTCGCCGACGACCCGGGGGCGTTGGTCGAGGAACTGGTCGGCGTGCTGCCGACGGCCGCGGCGGATGCGGCGGGGTTCGCCCTCGTGCGCTTCGACGACGACGGGCCGGGGGCGCGGCGGGTCACCGCGGTGGTCCGCGGCGATGCGGCGCTCGACCTCCGCTCCCCGGGCGGGAGCCGACGGTTCGACGACCGCGGCATCCGGCCGTTCCACCTCGCCGAGTTCGGCGACGTCACGAGCCTGCTCATCCGCTCCGCTGCGGCGGGCCTCGACGGGCCCCACGACGGCGAGCACGTGGGCGGACCCGGGGCGACGGCGCGCGGCCCGGTGGTCGGCTGGTCCTGCGACGCGGCGCACGCGGCGACCGACGTCGACGAGGAGACGCGGGCGCGCCGGGCGCCCACGACCGACACCCAGCTGGTGCTGCCGGTGCCCGTGCCGCCCGCACCCGCGACGCCGGTCGGCGGCGTGCCGGCCGTGGGGGCGGACCGGCCCGCGGCGTCGGCCTTCCGCATCGGCGACGCGCCGTCGCAGCCGCTCGAGGGTCCGGTCTACGTCGGACGCCGGCCCAGCCCGCCGCGCATCCCGGGGGGCGTCGCGCCCACGCTCCACGCCGTGCCGTCGGCCCTGCCGGCGGTCTCCTCGACCCACGTCGAGCTGCGCCCGGTCGGGCGGACGGTCGTCGTCACCGACCTGCACTCGCGCAACGGCACCACCGTGATCGGCCCGTCGGGCACCCGCCGGCGGCTCCGCGGAGGCGAGTCCGTCGTCGTGGCGCCCGGGTCGCGGCTCGACATCGGCGGTACACTCGTCGAGATCCTCGCAGTCGCGGAGGACCGAGTCCGCGAGCCGCTCACCGACGAAGGACAAGGCACGTGA
- a CDS encoding gamma-aminobutyraldehyde dehydrogenase produces the protein MSVRELRNFIGGEYVDARTDGALDLIDPATEDVYATSPVSGAADIDAAYDAASTAFATWGQTTPAERQLALFRIADAMEARAEEFADLESQDTGKPRGSLVEDEILLSVDQLRFFAGAARNLEGRAAGEYMPDHTSFIRREPIGVIGQVTPWNYPLNMAVWKVAPAIAAGNVLVLKPSDTTPLATLLLAEVAAEFLPAGVLNVVTGDRGTGAALLQHPTPQMVAITGSVRAGMEVAREAASDLKRVHLELGGKAPVVVFDDADIPAAVEGIAAAGYFNAGQDCTAATRVLVQAGIHDEFVAALAEHARVNARTGAPREDGVYYGPVNNANQLAQVSGFIERLPDHADIALGGRRQGDRGYFWEATVVSGLHQDDEVIQREIFGPVITVQKFTDEAQALEWANGVQYGLASSVWTKDHGRAMRFAKHLDFGCVWINTHIPIVAEMPHGGFKHSGYGKDLSQYGFEDYTRVKHVMSYIGA, from the coding sequence ATGTCCGTGCGTGAACTGCGCAACTTCATCGGCGGCGAGTACGTCGACGCCCGCACCGACGGAGCACTCGACCTCATCGACCCGGCCACCGAGGACGTCTACGCGACGAGCCCCGTCTCGGGCGCCGCCGACATCGACGCCGCGTACGACGCCGCCTCGACCGCGTTCGCGACGTGGGGCCAGACCACCCCCGCCGAGCGGCAGCTCGCGCTGTTCCGCATCGCCGACGCCATGGAGGCGCGCGCCGAGGAGTTCGCCGACCTCGAGTCGCAGGACACCGGCAAGCCCCGCGGCAGCCTCGTCGAGGACGAGATCCTCCTCTCGGTCGACCAGCTCCGCTTCTTCGCCGGCGCGGCGCGCAACCTCGAGGGCCGCGCCGCGGGCGAGTACATGCCCGACCACACCTCGTTCATCCGCCGCGAGCCGATCGGCGTCATCGGGCAGGTCACGCCCTGGAACTACCCGCTCAACATGGCGGTCTGGAAGGTCGCCCCCGCGATCGCCGCGGGCAACGTGCTCGTGCTGAAGCCGTCCGACACCACGCCGCTCGCGACGCTCCTGCTCGCGGAGGTCGCGGCCGAGTTCCTCCCGGCCGGCGTGCTGAACGTCGTCACCGGCGACCGGGGCACGGGCGCGGCGCTCCTGCAGCATCCGACGCCCCAGATGGTCGCCATCACGGGTTCGGTGCGCGCCGGCATGGAGGTGGCGCGCGAGGCCGCATCCGACCTCAAGCGCGTGCACCTCGAACTCGGCGGCAAGGCGCCCGTGGTGGTGTTCGACGACGCCGACATCCCCGCCGCCGTCGAGGGCATCGCCGCCGCCGGCTACTTCAACGCCGGCCAGGACTGCACCGCCGCCACCCGCGTGCTCGTGCAGGCGGGCATCCACGACGAGTTCGTCGCCGCGCTGGCCGAGCACGCGCGGGTGAACGCGCGCACCGGCGCGCCCCGCGAGGACGGCGTGTACTACGGCCCGGTCAACAACGCGAACCAGCTCGCACAGGTCTCGGGCTTCATCGAGCGCCTGCCCGACCACGCCGACATCGCGCTCGGCGGGCGGCGCCAGGGCGACCGCGGCTACTTCTGGGAGGCCACGGTCGTCTCCGGCCTGCACCAGGACGACGAGGTGATCCAGCGCGAGATCTTCGGCCCGGTCATCACGGTGCAGAAGTTCACCGATGAGGCACAGGCCCTCGAGTGGGCCAACGGCGTGCAGTACGGGCTCGCGTCGAGCGTCTGGACGAAGGACCACGGCCGTGCGATGCGGTTCGCCAAGCACCTCGACTTCGGCTGCGTGTGGATCAACACCCACATCCCGATCGTCGCCGAGATGCCGCACGGCGGGTTCAAGCACTCGGGCTACGGCAAGGACCTCTCGCAGTACGGATTCGAGGACTACACGCGCGTCAAGCACGTGATGAGCTACATCGGCGCCTGA
- a CDS encoding Lrp/AsnC family transcriptional regulator, producing MTNAGRNHGGRPVQLDEVSKKIIEQLQADGRRSYADIGKAVGLSEAAVRQRVQKLTDAGVMQIVAVTDPMQLGFTRQAMIGIRASGDTRDLADRLAEIPEIDYVVLTAGSFDLLAEVVCEDDDELIELLNTSIRNLDGVLTTETFVYLKLRKQFYNWGTR from the coding sequence ATGACGAACGCGGGGCGCAACCACGGCGGCCGGCCGGTGCAGCTCGACGAGGTCTCGAAGAAGATCATCGAGCAGCTGCAGGCCGACGGCCGGCGGTCCTACGCCGACATCGGCAAGGCCGTCGGGCTGTCCGAGGCCGCCGTGCGGCAGCGCGTGCAGAAGCTGACCGACGCCGGCGTCATGCAGATCGTCGCGGTGACCGACCCGATGCAGCTCGGGTTCACCCGCCAGGCGATGATCGGCATCCGCGCCTCGGGCGACACCCGCGACCTCGCCGACCGGCTCGCCGAGATCCCGGAGATCGACTACGTCGTGCTGACCGCCGGCAGCTTCGACCTGCTGGCCGAGGTCGTCTGCGAGGACGACGACGAGCTGATCGAACTGCTGAACACCAGCATCCGCAACCTCGACGGGGTCCTCACCACCGAGACCTTCGTCTACCTGAAGCTCCGCAAGCAGTTCTACAACTGGGGAACACGATAG
- a CDS encoding aspartate aminotransferase family protein: MTRTVADVDVAALQQKAKDHLWMHFSRQSTMESGVPIITRGEGHHIWDAQGKQYIDGLSGLFVVNAGHGRARLAEVARKQAEELAFFPIWSYAHPSAIELADRLADYAPGELNRVFFSTGGGEAVETAFKLAKYYWKLKGRPTKHKVISRAVAYHGTPQGALAITGIPGMKEMFEPVTPGGFRVPNTNFYRAEEMGGPSDDLEAFGLWAANRIEEMIEFEGPETVAAVFLEPVQNSGGCFPPPPGYFKRVREICDKHDVLLVSDEVICAFGRLGSMFACEQYGYEPDMITCAKAMTSGYSPIGATIVSEEIYEPFKHGDTSFYHGYTFAGHPVSAAVALENLDIFEEEGLNERVRENSPLFRAELEQLLDLPIVGDVRGDGYFFGIELVKDKATKETFNEEESERLLRGFLSKALFDAGLYCRADDRGDPVIQLAPPLTIGPSEFAEIGQILRGVLSEAGNRL, encoded by the coding sequence ATGACCCGAACCGTCGCCGATGTCGATGTCGCCGCGCTGCAGCAGAAGGCGAAGGACCACCTCTGGATGCACTTCTCGCGCCAGTCGACCATGGAATCCGGCGTGCCCATCATCACCCGCGGTGAGGGCCACCACATCTGGGACGCGCAGGGCAAGCAGTACATCGACGGCCTGTCCGGGCTGTTCGTGGTGAACGCCGGGCACGGGCGCGCCCGCCTCGCCGAGGTCGCGCGCAAGCAGGCCGAGGAGCTCGCCTTCTTCCCGATCTGGTCGTACGCCCACCCGTCCGCGATCGAGCTCGCGGACCGGCTGGCCGACTACGCGCCGGGCGAGCTGAACCGCGTGTTCTTCTCCACCGGCGGCGGCGAGGCGGTCGAGACCGCGTTCAAGCTCGCCAAGTACTACTGGAAGCTCAAGGGCCGCCCCACGAAGCACAAGGTGATCTCGCGCGCCGTCGCCTACCACGGCACGCCGCAGGGCGCGCTCGCGATCACGGGCATCCCCGGCATGAAGGAGATGTTCGAGCCGGTCACGCCCGGCGGGTTCCGCGTGCCGAACACGAACTTCTACCGCGCCGAGGAGATGGGCGGTCCGAGCGACGACCTCGAGGCGTTCGGCCTCTGGGCGGCGAACCGCATCGAGGAGATGATCGAGTTCGAGGGACCCGAGACGGTCGCCGCGGTCTTCCTGGAGCCGGTGCAGAACTCGGGCGGATGCTTCCCGCCCCCGCCCGGCTACTTCAAGCGCGTTCGCGAGATCTGCGACAAGCACGACGTGCTGCTGGTCTCCGACGAGGTCATCTGCGCGTTCGGCCGCCTGGGCTCGATGTTCGCGTGCGAGCAGTACGGCTACGAGCCCGACATGATCACCTGCGCGAAGGCGATGACCAGCGGCTACTCCCCCATCGGCGCCACGATCGTCAGCGAGGAGATCTACGAGCCGTTCAAGCACGGCGACACGTCGTTCTACCACGGCTACACCTTCGCCGGTCACCCGGTCTCGGCGGCGGTCGCCCTCGAGAACCTCGACATCTTCGAGGAGGAGGGCCTGAACGAGCGCGTACGCGAGAACTCCCCGCTCTTCCGCGCCGAGCTCGAGCAGCTGCTCGACCTGCCGATCGTCGGCGACGTGCGCGGCGACGGCTACTTCTTCGGCATCGAGCTGGTCAAGGACAAGGCCACCAAGGAGACCTTCAACGAGGAGGAGTCGGAGCGCCTGCTCCGCGGCTTCCTCTCGAAGGCGCTGTTCGACGCGGGCCTGTACTGCCGCGCCGACGACCGCGGCGACCCCGTCATCCAGCTGGCTCCGCCGCTGACGATCGGGCCGAGCGAGTTCGCGGAGATCGGGCAGATCCTGCGCGGCGTGCTCTCCGAGGCCGGCAACCGCCTCTGA
- a CDS encoding NAD(P)/FAD-dependent oxidoreductase → MADAHEATGVPGSPYRGVSFWLDALAESGADDLAPRPSLDRDLDADVCVIGGGLTGLWSAYYLQALRPELSIVVVEREIAGFGASGRNGGWCSALFPQSGAALERRHGLDAAVAMRRAMIDTVDEVGRVADAEGIDCDYVRGGTVVFARGGAQAQSARADVAEAARLGTDPVELWEGERLERFGVTGLTGGSAEAATFDPSCARVQPAKLVRGLARVVEDRGARIAERTEVVDWSPGQVRFRAADGASGTVRAKHVLVATEGYGAGLPHVGRRILPLYSLMIATEPLSAAVWDEIGIAHGETFSDYRHLLVYGQRTADDRIAFGGRGARYHWGSAVRPEFDRDARVFAHLAETLADLIPAAADARITHRWGGPLGVPRDWHASVSYNPANGVGFAGGYVGDGLSTTNLAGRTLADLVLGRETDLTRLPWVGHRSPRWEPEPLRFVGANLGLTGIGLGDVEERLTGRPSVAAKLLGPLIGA, encoded by the coding sequence ATGGCGGACGCGCACGAGGCGACGGGCGTGCCCGGGTCGCCGTATCGCGGCGTGAGCTTCTGGCTGGACGCGCTGGCCGAGTCGGGCGCCGACGACCTCGCGCCGCGGCCGAGCCTCGATCGCGACCTCGACGCCGATGTCTGCGTGATCGGCGGCGGGCTCACCGGGCTCTGGTCGGCCTACTACCTCCAGGCCCTGCGGCCGGAGCTGTCGATCGTCGTCGTCGAACGCGAGATCGCCGGCTTCGGCGCGTCCGGCCGCAACGGCGGCTGGTGCTCGGCGCTGTTCCCGCAGTCGGGCGCGGCGCTCGAGCGGCGGCACGGTCTCGACGCGGCGGTCGCGATGCGCCGGGCGATGATCGACACGGTCGACGAGGTCGGGCGCGTGGCCGACGCCGAGGGCATCGACTGCGACTACGTCCGCGGCGGCACGGTGGTCTTCGCCCGGGGCGGGGCGCAGGCGCAGAGTGCCCGGGCCGACGTCGCGGAGGCCGCACGGCTCGGCACCGACCCGGTCGAGCTCTGGGAGGGCGAGCGGCTCGAGCGATTCGGCGTCACCGGCCTGACCGGCGGCAGCGCCGAAGCGGCGACGTTCGACCCGTCGTGCGCGCGGGTCCAGCCTGCGAAGCTCGTGCGGGGCCTCGCCCGCGTCGTCGAGGACCGCGGCGCCCGCATCGCCGAGCGCACCGAGGTCGTCGACTGGTCGCCCGGCCAGGTGCGCTTCCGCGCCGCCGACGGCGCCTCGGGCACCGTGCGTGCGAAGCACGTGCTCGTGGCGACCGAGGGCTACGGCGCCGGCCTGCCGCACGTCGGCCGCCGCATCCTGCCGCTGTACTCGCTCATGATCGCGACCGAGCCCCTTTCGGCAGCGGTCTGGGACGAGATCGGCATCGCGCACGGCGAGACCTTCAGCGACTACCGGCACCTGCTGGTCTACGGGCAGCGCACGGCCGACGACCGGATCGCCTTCGGCGGGCGCGGCGCCCGCTACCACTGGGGCAGCGCCGTGCGCCCGGAGTTCGACCGGGACGCCCGCGTGTTCGCGCACCTCGCCGAGACGCTCGCCGACCTCATCCCCGCCGCCGCCGATGCGCGCATCACGCATCGCTGGGGCGGGCCGCTCGGAGTGCCTCGCGACTGGCACGCGAGCGTCTCGTACAACCCGGCCAACGGCGTCGGGTTCGCGGGCGGGTACGTCGGCGACGGCCTCAGCACCACGAACCTGGCGGGCCGCACGCTCGCCGACCTGGTGCTCGGCCGCGAGACCGACCTGACGCGGCTGCCCTGGGTGGGCCACCGGTCGCCCCGCTGGGAGCCGGAGCCGTTGCGCTTCGTCGGCGCGAACCTCGGGCTCACCGGCATCGGGCTCGGCGACGTCGAGGAGCGGCTCACGGGGCGCCCCTCGGTCGCCGCGAAGCTGCTCGGCCCGCTGATCGGCGCCTGA
- a CDS encoding DUF4192 domain-containing protein has protein sequence MTAPDFRIRQPQDLIAVAAELVGFRPERSVVCVAVRHDRRSAAIRCDLPPDPRRRDGELAVTRALDAMLQRVGAVEAVVVIVYPPETFAAERGIPRPTLGRSVHSALARAGHPVVDVLCVAGDGWGSYLDDGCPREGRPLEEVEASPLAARQTVRSAATPDSLAALPRVDAGFARAVRDACDAVFDRLRHPRGAAFGPAGTSGDAREVPDPVELVEELVGWEPGRADAARLGRLLAVLQVPSHRDVVLLQVAFGRDVGLVAAEREEVYALRRLVTGRAMDDLVAEDLARGPHADDVVLQDLLMGCGGRTPDVRRIDAAIEVLRLLVACAEPEDRVDPLCILAWLSWARGRGSIAAAYLDRAGEIDPGHGMADVLRAIIGAGRVPEWSYLEPDDEPVPAT, from the coding sequence ATGACCGCTCCCGACTTCCGGATCCGCCAGCCCCAGGACCTCATCGCCGTCGCCGCCGAGCTCGTCGGCTTCCGCCCGGAGCGCAGCGTCGTCTGCGTCGCCGTGCGGCACGACCGCCGCTCCGCCGCGATCCGCTGCGACCTCCCGCCCGACCCGAGGCGCCGCGACGGCGAGCTCGCGGTCACTCGTGCACTGGACGCGATGCTGCAGCGCGTCGGCGCGGTCGAGGCCGTGGTCGTGATCGTCTACCCGCCCGAGACCTTCGCCGCCGAACGCGGCATCCCCCGCCCCACGCTCGGGCGATCCGTGCACTCGGCGCTCGCGCGAGCCGGGCATCCGGTCGTCGACGTGCTGTGCGTCGCGGGTGACGGCTGGGGCTCCTACCTCGACGACGGATGCCCCCGGGAGGGGCGCCCGCTCGAGGAGGTCGAGGCGTCGCCCCTCGCCGCCCGCCAGACCGTGCGGTCCGCGGCGACGCCGGACTCCCTCGCGGCGCTGCCGCGCGTCGACGCCGGCTTCGCCCGCGCCGTGCGGGACGCCTGCGACGCAGTGTTCGACCGGCTCCGGCACCCGCGAGGTGCGGCGTTCGGTCCCGCCGGAACGTCCGGCGACGCCCGGGAGGTCCCGGATCCCGTCGAGCTCGTCGAAGAGCTCGTCGGGTGGGAGCCCGGTCGCGCCGACGCGGCGAGGCTGGGTCGCCTCCTCGCGGTGCTCCAGGTGCCGAGCCATCGTGACGTGGTGCTGCTGCAGGTCGCGTTCGGGCGCGACGTCGGACTCGTCGCCGCCGAGCGCGAGGAGGTCTACGCTCTCCGGCGGCTCGTGACCGGCCGCGCGATGGACGACCTCGTCGCCGAGGACCTGGCGCGGGGCCCGCACGCCGACGACGTGGTCCTCCAGGACCTCCTCATGGGGTGCGGCGGCCGCACGCCGGATGTCCGGCGCATCGATGCCGCGATCGAGGTGCTGCGGCTGCTCGTGGCGTGCGCCGAGCCCGAGGACCGCGTCGATCCGCTCTGCATCCTCGCGTGGCTGTCGTGGGCGCGCGGTCGCGGGTCGATCGCGGCGGCCTACCTCGACCGGGCGGGCGAGATCGACCCGGGCCACGGCATGGCCGACGTGCTGCGCGCGATCATCGGCGCGGGGCGCGTGCCCGAGTGGTCGTACCTCGAGCCGGACGACGAGCCCGTGCCCGCGACGTGA
- a CDS encoding methylated-DNA--[protein]-cysteine S-methyltransferase produces the protein MTTTHVIRVDSPIGRIEVVGTADAVTGLAIERDGALPHDGLPESDLPLLIEASRQLEEYFAGERTGFYLPLELHGTPFQRAVWSELRRLDWGQAVSYGALAEAVGRPGSARAIGGAVGANPVPIIVGCHRVLASDGRITGYSGGEGVPTKVWLLGHERIGFAA, from the coding sequence ATGACCACCACCCACGTCATCCGGGTCGACTCCCCCATCGGCCGCATCGAGGTCGTCGGCACGGCCGACGCCGTCACCGGGCTCGCCATCGAGCGCGATGGCGCGCTTCCCCACGACGGGCTCCCCGAGTCCGACCTGCCCCTGCTCATCGAAGCGAGTCGCCAGCTCGAGGAGTACTTCGCCGGCGAGCGCACCGGCTTCTACCTCCCGCTCGAACTGCACGGCACGCCGTTCCAGCGCGCCGTGTGGAGCGAGCTGCGACGTCTCGACTGGGGCCAGGCGGTCTCCTACGGCGCACTGGCGGAGGCGGTCGGACGCCCGGGCTCGGCCCGCGCCATCGGGGGCGCCGTCGGCGCGAATCCTGTGCCGATCATCGTCGGGTGCCACCGCGTGCTCGCCTCCGACGGCCGCATCACCGGGTACAGCGGCGGCGAGGGCGTGCCGACCAAGGTGTGGCTGCTCGGCCACGAGCGCATCGGCTTCGCCGCGTGA
- a CDS encoding YaaA family protein has protein sequence MRVILPPSETKRDGGDGAALDLDGLAFPELRDRRSAVLDALIELAADEEASVRALKLGRTQLGEIDRNRQLRSAATMPAIDRYTGVLFDGLAAESWSAADRAFAHENVVIQSALFGPIAALDEIPAYRLSHDSRLPGLRLRAHWAAESGAALSRPSGLLVDLRSEGYAALGPLGADANAVYVRVVTEDGDGTRRALAHFNKQAKGRLVAALVASRARLDDPSALVDWGDAHGHRFSRTQRIGPGGVAEIELVV, from the coding sequence ATGCGCGTCATCCTCCCGCCCTCCGAGACCAAGCGCGACGGAGGGGACGGCGCCGCGCTCGACCTGGACGGGCTCGCGTTCCCCGAGCTCCGCGATCGCCGGTCGGCGGTGCTCGATGCGCTCATCGAGCTGGCGGCCGACGAGGAGGCGAGCGTGCGGGCGCTGAAGCTCGGGCGCACGCAGCTGGGTGAGATCGACCGCAACCGCCAGCTGCGCAGTGCTGCCACGATGCCCGCCATCGATCGCTACACGGGCGTGCTCTTCGACGGGCTCGCGGCGGAGTCGTGGTCGGCGGCGGATCGCGCCTTCGCGCACGAGAACGTGGTGATCCAGTCCGCGCTGTTCGGCCCGATCGCCGCGCTGGACGAGATTCCGGCGTACCGGCTCTCGCACGACTCGCGGCTTCCCGGGCTCCGGCTGAGGGCGCACTGGGCCGCGGAGTCGGGTGCCGCGCTCTCGCGCCCGAGCGGGCTGCTCGTGGACCTGCGCTCGGAGGGCTACGCGGCGCTCGGCCCCCTCGGTGCGGACGCGAACGCCGTCTACGTGCGGGTCGTGACCGAGGACGGCGACGGCACCCGGCGCGCGCTCGCCCACTTCAACAAGCAGGCGAAGGGCAGGCTCGTCGCCGCGCTGGTCGCCTCGCGCGCCCGGCTGGACGACCCGTCAGCGCTCGTCGATTGGGGCGACGCGCACGGCCATCGCTTCTCGCGCACGCAGCGCATCGGGCCCGGCGGGGTCGCGGAGATCGAACTGGTCGTCTGA